In Paenibacillus algicola, a genomic segment contains:
- a CDS encoding SDR family NAD(P)-dependent oxidoreductase gives MLENKVVVITGASSGIGALTAKKLSQQGAYVILTGRSEARLKEAVSGMPGKYETIQMDIGNAEEVKAVVHDIEARHGVIDVLVNNAGYGVFENFLDAPPERFQDMMDVNYMGIVRTTQAVLPVMLKQGFGQIVNIASIAGKMGIAKSSGYAASKHAVLGLTNSLRQELRGTGITVSSVNPGPIDTPFFDQADPSGQYVKNISWFVMKPDYVADRIVHLIKKRKEELNLPRSAAAGMRIYQLFPRLMDKVLYRWLDMK, from the coding sequence CGGAGCGTCCAGCGGAATCGGGGCCTTGACCGCCAAGAAGCTGTCCCAGCAGGGGGCCTATGTCATTTTGACCGGCAGATCCGAAGCCCGCTTGAAAGAAGCGGTCAGCGGAATGCCTGGCAAATACGAAACGATTCAGATGGACATTGGCAATGCCGAAGAGGTAAAGGCGGTCGTTCACGACATTGAGGCGCGGCACGGTGTTATTGATGTGCTCGTCAACAATGCGGGCTACGGCGTATTTGAGAATTTTTTGGATGCTCCGCCAGAGCGGTTTCAGGATATGATGGATGTCAATTACATGGGCATTGTCCGGACGACACAAGCGGTGCTGCCAGTTATGCTGAAGCAGGGCTTCGGACAGATCGTCAATATCGCTTCAATTGCAGGGAAGATGGGGATTGCCAAATCATCCGGCTATGCGGCCAGCAAGCATGCGGTTCTGGGCTTGACCAATTCGCTCCGCCAAGAGCTGAGAGGAACGGGGATTACGGTCTCCTCCGTAAATCCCGGTCCCATTGACACGCCGTTTTTTGACCAGGCAGATCCTTCAGGACAATATGTCAAAAATATTAGCTGGTTTGTCATGAAGCCGGACTACGTTGCTGACCGGATTGTGCACTTGATCAAGAAGCGGAAGGAAGAGCTCAATCTGCCGCGATCTGCGGCGGCGGGAATGAGAATCTATCAGCTGTTTCCAAGACTGATGGACAAGGTGCTTTATCGCTGGCTGGATATGAAGTAA